The proteins below come from a single Vitis vinifera cultivar Pinot Noir 40024 chromosome 9, ASM3070453v1 genomic window:
- the LOC104880331 gene encoding uncharacterized protein LOC104880331 → MTIESSFVQPAILKFDGYYDHWAMLMENFLRSKEYWGLVENGVPVVAEDVVLTYAQRKHIEDQQLKDLKAKNYLFHALDRSILETILNKKTTKDIWDSMKQKFQGTTRVKCGNLQALRKEFEILHMKSGEIVNEYFSRTLAIANKMKVNGEDKGNTAVVEKILRSMTSKFDYVVCSIEESKDLDTLTIDELQSSLLVHEQRMTSHVLEEEQALKVTHGDHSRSRGRGHGNYKGRGRGRNRRSFDKATVECYNCHKLGHFA, encoded by the coding sequence ATGACGATAGAGAGTTCATTTGTCCAGCCAGCTATTCTGAAATTTGATGGCTACTATGATCACTGGGCAATGCTCATGGAAAACTTCTTGCGTTCCAAGGAGTATTGGGGACTTGTGGAGAATGGAGTTCCTGTAGTGGCTGAAGATGTTGTTCTCACATATGCACAGAGGAAGCACATTGAAGATCAGCAGTTAAAGGATTTGAAGGCAAAGAACTATCTATTTCATGCATTAGATCGTTCTATCCTAGAGACAATTCTAAACAAAAAGACTACGAAGGATATTTGGGATTCTATGAAACAGAAATTTCAAGGCACCACACGAGTGAAGTGTGGAAATTTGCAAGCTTTGAGAAAGGAATTCGAAATTCTTCACATGAAGTCGGGAGAAATTGTGAATGAATATTTCTCTCGCACTCTTGCCATTGCCAACAAAATGAAAGTCAATGGTGAGGATAAAGGAAATACTGCTGTTGTTGAAAAGATTTTACGATCTATGACTTCCAAATTTGATTATGTTGTTTGTTCCATTGAAGAGTCTAAAGATTTAGACACTTTAACCATAGATGAGTTGCAGAGTAGTCTTCTTGTCCATGAACAACGCATGACCTCTCATGTGTTAGAAGAAGAACAGGCTTTGAAAGTTACTCATGGAGATCACTCCAGAAGTAGAGGTCGTGGTCATGGAAATTAtaaaggaagaggaagaggacgAAACAGAAGATCTTTTGATAAGGCTACTGTGGAGTGCTATAATTGTCACAAGCTAGGACATTTTGCATGA